A single region of the Epinephelus moara isolate mb chromosome 16, YSFRI_EMoa_1.0, whole genome shotgun sequence genome encodes:
- the setdb2 gene encoding histone-lysine N-methyltransferase SETDB2 isoform X2, which yields MMCVVTVRDCALPRTLLQRARAFWCEEDVDQVFHGVYEYLDHLKRVLKKNTATNKEYVQGLKLLECLNCPPMSSQDSSVVQVVIGSGELLPADFTHHSSSSSTCTSPVPPSVSTAPPTGREELLPPLTPIHLQYLLHPCSQSCLPSLPSMPQCTPAFWGQNPLKVPLLCGFKRLSAMPMMSSRVDGEGAELTVCEDVDKDVEDWDVVYKAPCGQSLRNHDDVMRFLLATESYDILQVDFFTFNPSVRLDPPPPAGPQRPEMDLSRGAEPTPVQLCVGDGSARPADFRYRKDRWPHGCFLTRSLALFDVCCDCTDGCNDAQRCACVAMTRGGRSYSHHRLTEPVPSGVYECGPWCGCVRARCQNRLVQRGIRVRLQVFQTDGCGWGVRCRDDLDRGTFVCMYAGVLLRRVQSPAEAPPPKLTRADLPSDDEVEVVTEWLAPPVLESRSNLLEQPMSTPTSPPLHVPVIQRPTDTAAAASTPQDRDKTVLVGAPPPLSPSAGESGGHSPGQDNNVAMTPACPQGVAPQVHGVNGTESHKSLKRAMKVDDVYVLDASKEGNVSRFINHSCQPNLFIQNIFTDCHDPAFPVIAFFTSRAVKAGTELTWNYSADTQSKREVVCLCGSDGCRGQFTMEEHLCDVCEDEGETQ from the exons atgatgtgtgtggtgaCAGTTAGGGACTGTGCTTTACCCAGGACCCTCCTCC AGCGGGCCCGAGCGTTCTGGTGTGAGGAGGACGTGGACCAGGTGTTCCACGGAGTCTACGAGTACCTGGATCACCTGAAGAGGGTCCTCAAGAAGAACACAGCCACCAACAAAG AGTATGTCCAGGGCCTGAAGCTGCTGGAGTGTCTCAACTGTCCTCCAATGTCCTCTCAGGACTCGTCTGTGGTCCAAGTGGTCATCGGCTCAG GTGAGCTACTGCCTGCAGACTTCACCCAccacagctcctcctcctccacctgcacCTCCCCTGTCCCCCCCTCTGTCTCTACAGCTCCACCCACAGGACGGGAGGAGCTACTGCCTCCACTGACCCCCATCCACCTGCAGTACCTGCTCCACCCCTGCTCCCAG TCGTGCCTGCCCAGTCTACCCAGCATGCCTCAGTGCACCCCTGCGTTCTGGGGTCAGAACCCCCTGAAGGTTCCGCTGCTCTGTGGCTTTAAGAGGCTGAGCGCCATGCCCATGATGTCATCGAGGGTGGACGGCGAGGGGGCGGAGCTCACGGTCTGTGAGGACGTGGACAAAGACGTGGAAGACTGGGACGTCGTTTACAAAGCCCCATGTGGACAGAGCCTCCGTAACCATGACGACGTGATGCGTTTCCTGTTGGCCACAGAGAGCTACGACATCCTGCAG GTGGACTTCTTCACCTTCAACCCGTCCGTCCGGTTGGACCCGCCCCCGCCGGCGGGACCCCAGCGGCCAGAGATGGACTTGAGCCGGGGGGCGGAGCCTACGCCGGTGCAGCTGTGCGTCGGGGACGGCAGCGCCCGGCCGGCAGACTTCCGTTACAGGAAGGACCGCTGGCCACACGGCTGCTTCCTGACCCGCAGCCTGGCGCTGTTCGACGTCTGCTGCGACTGCACCGATGGCTGCAACGACGCTCAGCGCTGCGCCTGTGTGGCCATGACCAGAGGAGGGCGGAGCTACAGCCACCACAGGCTGACAGAGCCTGTACCGTCAGG CGTGTACGAGTGCGGCCCGTGGTGCGGCTGTGTTCGGGCTCGCTGTCAGAACCGGCTGGTCCAGAGGGGGATCAGAGTCCGCCTCCAGGTCTTCCAGACCGACGGGTGCGGCTGGGGCGTCCGTTGCCGTGACGACCTGGACCGCGGcacatttgtgtgcatgtacgCAG GTGTGTTGCTGCGGAGAGTACAGAGTCCCGCCGAGGCTCCGCCCCCGAAGCTGACGAGGGCGGACCTTCCCTCAGACGACGAGGTGGAGGTTGTCACTGAGTGGCTCGCGCCGCCCGTGCTGGAGAGTCGGAGCAACCTGCTGGAGCAGCCTATGTCCACGCCCACCTCGCCACCCCTGCACGTTCCCGTCATCCAGAGACCCACCGACACCGCTGCTGCCGCCAGTACGCCACAGGACAGAGACAAG ACGGTGTTGGTCGGAGCACCGCCGCCGCTGTCTCCATCAGCGGGGGAGTCAGGTGGCCACTCTCCAGGTCAGGACAACAACGTCGCCATGACGCCCGCCTGTCCCCAGGGGGTGGCACCGCAAGTCCACGGTGTGAACGGCACTGAGAGCCACAAGAGTCTAAAGAGAGCCATGAAGGTGGACGACGTCTACGTCCTGGACGCCAGCAAGGAGGGGAACGTCAGCCGCTTCATCAAC CACAGCTGTCAGCCCAACCTGTTCATCCAGAACATCTTCACTGACTGTCACGACCCCGCCTTCCCCGTCATCGCCTTCTTCACCAgcag GGCGGTGAAGGCCGGCACAGAGCTGACCTGGAACTACTCCGCCGACACTCAGAGCAAACGGGAAGTGGTGTGTCTGTGCGGCAGCGACGGTTGTCGGGGTCAGTTTACGATGGAGGAGCATCTGTGTGACGTGTGTGAGGACGAAggtgaaacacagtga
- the setdb2 gene encoding histone-lysine N-methyltransferase SETDB2 isoform X3: MEVEEEPLNPQDVERARAFWCEEDVDQVFHGVYEYLDHLKRVLKKNTATNKEYVQGLKLLECLNCPPMSSQDSSVVQVVIGSGELLPADFTHHSSSSSTCTSPVPPSVSTAPPTGREELLPPLTPIHLQYLLHPCSQSCLPSLPSMPQCTPAFWGQNPLKVPLLCGFKRLSAMPMMSSRVDGEGAELTVCEDVDKDVEDWDVVYKAPCGQSLRNHDDVMRFLLATESYDILQVDFFTFNPSVRLDPPPPAGPQRPEMDLSRGAEPTPVQLCVGDGSARPADFRYRKDRWPHGCFLTRSLALFDVCCDCTDGCNDAQRCACVAMTRGGRSYSHHRLTEPVPSGVYECGPWCGCVRARCQNRLVQRGIRVRLQVFQTDGCGWGVRCRDDLDRGTFVCMYAGVLLRRVQSPAEAPPPKLTRADLPSDDEVEVVTEWLAPPVLESRSNLLEQPMSTPTSPPLHVPVIQRPTDTAAAASTPQDRDKTVLVGAPPPLSPSAGESGGHSPGQDNNVAMTPACPQGVAPQVHGVNGTESHKSLKRAMKVDDVYVLDASKEGNVSRFINHSCQPNLFIQNIFTDCHDPAFPVIAFFTSRAVKAGTELTWNYSADTQSKREVVCLCGSDGCRGQFTMEEHLCDVCEDEGETQ, encoded by the exons ATGGAGGTGGAAGAGGAACCGTTAAATCCTCAGGACGTCG AGCGGGCCCGAGCGTTCTGGTGTGAGGAGGACGTGGACCAGGTGTTCCACGGAGTCTACGAGTACCTGGATCACCTGAAGAGGGTCCTCAAGAAGAACACAGCCACCAACAAAG AGTATGTCCAGGGCCTGAAGCTGCTGGAGTGTCTCAACTGTCCTCCAATGTCCTCTCAGGACTCGTCTGTGGTCCAAGTGGTCATCGGCTCAG GTGAGCTACTGCCTGCAGACTTCACCCAccacagctcctcctcctccacctgcacCTCCCCTGTCCCCCCCTCTGTCTCTACAGCTCCACCCACAGGACGGGAGGAGCTACTGCCTCCACTGACCCCCATCCACCTGCAGTACCTGCTCCACCCCTGCTCCCAG TCGTGCCTGCCCAGTCTACCCAGCATGCCTCAGTGCACCCCTGCGTTCTGGGGTCAGAACCCCCTGAAGGTTCCGCTGCTCTGTGGCTTTAAGAGGCTGAGCGCCATGCCCATGATGTCATCGAGGGTGGACGGCGAGGGGGCGGAGCTCACGGTCTGTGAGGACGTGGACAAAGACGTGGAAGACTGGGACGTCGTTTACAAAGCCCCATGTGGACAGAGCCTCCGTAACCATGACGACGTGATGCGTTTCCTGTTGGCCACAGAGAGCTACGACATCCTGCAG GTGGACTTCTTCACCTTCAACCCGTCCGTCCGGTTGGACCCGCCCCCGCCGGCGGGACCCCAGCGGCCAGAGATGGACTTGAGCCGGGGGGCGGAGCCTACGCCGGTGCAGCTGTGCGTCGGGGACGGCAGCGCCCGGCCGGCAGACTTCCGTTACAGGAAGGACCGCTGGCCACACGGCTGCTTCCTGACCCGCAGCCTGGCGCTGTTCGACGTCTGCTGCGACTGCACCGATGGCTGCAACGACGCTCAGCGCTGCGCCTGTGTGGCCATGACCAGAGGAGGGCGGAGCTACAGCCACCACAGGCTGACAGAGCCTGTACCGTCAGG CGTGTACGAGTGCGGCCCGTGGTGCGGCTGTGTTCGGGCTCGCTGTCAGAACCGGCTGGTCCAGAGGGGGATCAGAGTCCGCCTCCAGGTCTTCCAGACCGACGGGTGCGGCTGGGGCGTCCGTTGCCGTGACGACCTGGACCGCGGcacatttgtgtgcatgtacgCAG GTGTGTTGCTGCGGAGAGTACAGAGTCCCGCCGAGGCTCCGCCCCCGAAGCTGACGAGGGCGGACCTTCCCTCAGACGACGAGGTGGAGGTTGTCACTGAGTGGCTCGCGCCGCCCGTGCTGGAGAGTCGGAGCAACCTGCTGGAGCAGCCTATGTCCACGCCCACCTCGCCACCCCTGCACGTTCCCGTCATCCAGAGACCCACCGACACCGCTGCTGCCGCCAGTACGCCACAGGACAGAGACAAG ACGGTGTTGGTCGGAGCACCGCCGCCGCTGTCTCCATCAGCGGGGGAGTCAGGTGGCCACTCTCCAGGTCAGGACAACAACGTCGCCATGACGCCCGCCTGTCCCCAGGGGGTGGCACCGCAAGTCCACGGTGTGAACGGCACTGAGAGCCACAAGAGTCTAAAGAGAGCCATGAAGGTGGACGACGTCTACGTCCTGGACGCCAGCAAGGAGGGGAACGTCAGCCGCTTCATCAAC CACAGCTGTCAGCCCAACCTGTTCATCCAGAACATCTTCACTGACTGTCACGACCCCGCCTTCCCCGTCATCGCCTTCTTCACCAgcag GGCGGTGAAGGCCGGCACAGAGCTGACCTGGAACTACTCCGCCGACACTCAGAGCAAACGGGAAGTGGTGTGTCTGTGCGGCAGCGACGGTTGTCGGGGTCAGTTTACGATGGAGGAGCATCTGTGTGACGTGTGTGAGGACGAAggtgaaacacagtga
- the setdb2 gene encoding histone-lysine N-methyltransferase SETDB2 isoform X5 — protein MMCVVTVRDCALPRTLLQRARAFWCEEDVDQVFHGVYEYLDHLKRVLKKNTATNKEYVQGLKLLECLNCPPMSSQDSSVVQVVIGSGELLPADFTHHSSSSSTCTSPVPPSVSTAPPTGREELLPPLTPIHLQYLLHPCSQSCLPSLPSMPQCTPAFWGQNPLKVPLLCGFKRLSAMPMMSSRVDGEGAELTVCEDVDKDVEDWDVVYKAPCGQSLRNHDDVMRFLLATESYDILQVDFFTFNPSVRLDPPPPAGPQRPEMDLSRGAEPTPVQLCVGDGSARPADFRYRKDRWPHGCFLTRSLALFDVCCDCTDGCNDAQRCACVAMTRGGRSYSHHRLTEPVPSGVYECGPWCGCVRARCQNRLVQRGIRVRLQVFQTDGCGWGVRCRDDLDRGTFVCMYAGVLLRRVQSPAEAPPPKLTRADLPSDDEVEVVTEWLAPPVLESRSNLLEQPMSTPTSPPLHVPVIQRPTDTAAAASTPQDRDKTVLVGAPPPLSPSAGESGGHSPGQDNNVAMTPACPQGVAPQVHGVNGTESHKSLKRAMKVDDVYVLDASKEGNVSRFINKRVNVASQ, from the exons atgatgtgtgtggtgaCAGTTAGGGACTGTGCTTTACCCAGGACCCTCCTCC AGCGGGCCCGAGCGTTCTGGTGTGAGGAGGACGTGGACCAGGTGTTCCACGGAGTCTACGAGTACCTGGATCACCTGAAGAGGGTCCTCAAGAAGAACACAGCCACCAACAAAG AGTATGTCCAGGGCCTGAAGCTGCTGGAGTGTCTCAACTGTCCTCCAATGTCCTCTCAGGACTCGTCTGTGGTCCAAGTGGTCATCGGCTCAG GTGAGCTACTGCCTGCAGACTTCACCCAccacagctcctcctcctccacctgcacCTCCCCTGTCCCCCCCTCTGTCTCTACAGCTCCACCCACAGGACGGGAGGAGCTACTGCCTCCACTGACCCCCATCCACCTGCAGTACCTGCTCCACCCCTGCTCCCAG TCGTGCCTGCCCAGTCTACCCAGCATGCCTCAGTGCACCCCTGCGTTCTGGGGTCAGAACCCCCTGAAGGTTCCGCTGCTCTGTGGCTTTAAGAGGCTGAGCGCCATGCCCATGATGTCATCGAGGGTGGACGGCGAGGGGGCGGAGCTCACGGTCTGTGAGGACGTGGACAAAGACGTGGAAGACTGGGACGTCGTTTACAAAGCCCCATGTGGACAGAGCCTCCGTAACCATGACGACGTGATGCGTTTCCTGTTGGCCACAGAGAGCTACGACATCCTGCAG GTGGACTTCTTCACCTTCAACCCGTCCGTCCGGTTGGACCCGCCCCCGCCGGCGGGACCCCAGCGGCCAGAGATGGACTTGAGCCGGGGGGCGGAGCCTACGCCGGTGCAGCTGTGCGTCGGGGACGGCAGCGCCCGGCCGGCAGACTTCCGTTACAGGAAGGACCGCTGGCCACACGGCTGCTTCCTGACCCGCAGCCTGGCGCTGTTCGACGTCTGCTGCGACTGCACCGATGGCTGCAACGACGCTCAGCGCTGCGCCTGTGTGGCCATGACCAGAGGAGGGCGGAGCTACAGCCACCACAGGCTGACAGAGCCTGTACCGTCAGG CGTGTACGAGTGCGGCCCGTGGTGCGGCTGTGTTCGGGCTCGCTGTCAGAACCGGCTGGTCCAGAGGGGGATCAGAGTCCGCCTCCAGGTCTTCCAGACCGACGGGTGCGGCTGGGGCGTCCGTTGCCGTGACGACCTGGACCGCGGcacatttgtgtgcatgtacgCAG GTGTGTTGCTGCGGAGAGTACAGAGTCCCGCCGAGGCTCCGCCCCCGAAGCTGACGAGGGCGGACCTTCCCTCAGACGACGAGGTGGAGGTTGTCACTGAGTGGCTCGCGCCGCCCGTGCTGGAGAGTCGGAGCAACCTGCTGGAGCAGCCTATGTCCACGCCCACCTCGCCACCCCTGCACGTTCCCGTCATCCAGAGACCCACCGACACCGCTGCTGCCGCCAGTACGCCACAGGACAGAGACAAG ACGGTGTTGGTCGGAGCACCGCCGCCGCTGTCTCCATCAGCGGGGGAGTCAGGTGGCCACTCTCCAGGTCAGGACAACAACGTCGCCATGACGCCCGCCTGTCCCCAGGGGGTGGCACCGCAAGTCCACGGTGTGAACGGCACTGAGAGCCACAAGAGTCTAAAGAGAGCCATGAAGGTGGACGACGTCTACGTCCTGGACGCCAGCAAGGAGGGGAACGTCAGCCGCTTCATCAAC AAACGAGTCAACGTGGCGTCACAGTGA
- the LOC126402957 gene encoding uncharacterized protein LOC126402957 — translation MAQVRRAVSDALWGMCAADSMSMPVHWYYDTEDIRRDFRGWICDFQPPRQRHPSSILSLSNTAGSGRTAWSSGTSRPDVVGNVILHNKLDLWKSSAGSTHYHQGLQAGDNTLNVLCSLRAARSLVTRCFSDVSQADARAAVLSDYVHFMTTPGSHQDTYAESFHRSFFSSWQDSRPTSPRQVLAFAEKHSRIQMSLSFPDSQLDAIGCLPMILPFILLSASANEERAVSAAVEFVKLTHPHPNVPEYVSIYSRALHAVLGGASVQQQAEHALRKLGAWEACQSYSRRAARFPVSSEERLWVHQNAVKHLGLACYTKGALSSMFYLAHQFHDDPPGGIQTNTNCGGENCNRGAALGALLGAGGSYSEATIPQEWKDELRDAQEFIPDVLKHLQ, via the exons ATGGCTCAGGTGCGGCGGGCAGTGAGCGATGCATTGTGGGGGATGTGTGCGGCCGACTCCATGTCCATGCCGGTCCACTGGTACTATGACACCGAAGACATCAGGAGGGACTTCAGAGGCTGGATATGCGACTTCCAGCCCCCCAGACAGAGACACCCGTCCAGCATCCTCAGCCTGTCTAACACAG CTGGCAGCGGTCGGACCGCCTGGTCATCTGGCACCAGCCGACCCGATGTGGTCGGTAACGTGATCCTCCACAACAAGCTGGACCTGTGGAAGTCATCCGCCGGCTCCACCCACTACCATCAAG GTCTCCAGGCGGGGGACAACACCTTGAACGTCCTGTGTTCCCTTCGAGCAGCCCGCTCGCTCGTCACAAGATGTTTCAGCGACGTCTCTCAGGCAGACGCTCGAGCTGCCGTCCTGTCAGACTACGTCCACTTCATGACCACACCTGGCTCGCACCAGGACACCTACGCTGAGTCCTTTCACCGCTCCTTCTTCTCCAGCTGGCAGGACAGCAGACCCACCTCCCCCCGTCAG GTTTTGGCGTTTGCAGAAAAACACTCCAGAATCCAGATGAGTTTGTCGTTCCCCGACAGCCAGCTGGATGCCATCGGCTGCCTTCCCATGATCCTCCCCTTCATCCTGCTGTCGGCCTCGGCCAATGAGGAGCGagct GTCTCAGCAGCAGTGGAGTTTGTGAAGCTCACACACCCCCACCCCAATGTGCCCGAGTACGTGTCCATCTACAGCCGAGCGCTACACGCTGTGCTGGGCGGAGCCAGTGTCCAGCAGCAGGCTGAACACGCTCTGAGGAAGCTGGGCGCCTGGGAAGCCTGTCAGAGCTACAGCCGCCGTGCCGCCAG gttcCCTGTATCCTCTGAAGAACGTCTGTGGGTCCATCAGAACGCCGTGAAGCACCTGGGTCTGGCCTGCTACACCAAAG GGGCTCTAAGCAGCATGTTTTACCTGGCCCACCAGTTTCATGATGACCCGCCAGGAGGAATCCAGACCAACACCAACTGTGGAG GTGAGAACTGTAACCGCGGTGCCGCACTGGGGGCCCTGCTGGGGGCCGGAGGCTCCTACAGTGAAGCCACCATCCCTCAGGAGTGGAAAGACGAGCTGAGAGACGCTCAGGAGTTTATTCCCGACGTCCTGAAGCATCTGCAGTGA
- the f7l gene encoding coagulation factor VII, with product MASVSRETRRLFFLRLLIASIPACTGLPGGDVFMSRPEASSVLHRTRRANFLFEELRTGDLERECLEEKCSYEEAKEIFAMPQQLEAFWKIYTAPDHCQLSPCKNGATCTRLIDTYVCKCAPGFHGYNCDKARSTNHGCRYRNGGCEHFCRQFPNRSHVCFCARGYRLDLDASSCMPQSPDEVVCGRPLMFFTPRVINGKTCPKGHCPWQALLTERNVFTCGAIVLSDRWVLTAAHCVWGKAATDFNVTVGEHDLNEEEKSEQKRRVVKVLIHQGYNKSSSDSDLAMLKLHRPVKLGRYVVPICLPARNSTFTRTMATIRHSTVSGWGRLSRFGPAAGVLQRLELPRVPLQECRLHTKLNITRNMLCAGLKSGGQDACEGDSGGPLVTRYKKTWFLTGVVSWGKGCANENMYGVYTRVSNFLDWIEDILSTI from the exons ATGGCGTCTGTCAGCAGAGAAACGAGGCGACTCTTCTTCCTACGACTCCTCATCGCttctatcccagcatgcactgggctTCCTGGAG GAGACGTGTTTATGAGCAGACCTGAGGCCAGCAGCGTCCTGCATCGCACCCGTCgggccaacttcctgtttgaggAACTGAGGACAGGCGACCTGGAACGGGAGTGTCTGGAGGAGAAATGTTCTTACGAGGAGGCGAAGGAGATCTTCGCCATGCCTCAGCAGCTG GAGGCGTTCTGGAAGATCTACACAG CACCGGATCACTGCCAGTTGTCTCCCTGTAAAAACGGAGCCACCTGTACTCGCCTCATCGACACCTACGTCTGCAAATGTGCACCTGGTTTCCATGGATACAACTGTGACAAAG CCCGTTCCACCAACCATGGCTGTCGCTACAGAAATGGAGGATGTGAACATTTCTGCAGACAGTTTCCGAATCGTTCTCACGTGTGTTTCTGCGCTCGAGGATATCGTCTGGATCTGGACGCCAGCAGCTGCATGCCTCAAA GTCCAGACGAGGTGGTCTGTGGACGACCTCTGATGTTTTTCACCCCCCGAGTCATTAACGGGAAGACGTGTCCCAAAGGACACTGTCCATGGCAG GCTCTTCTGACTGAACGTAACGTTTTCACATGCGGCGCCATCGTCCTGTCAGATCGATGGGTTTTAACCGCCGCCCACTGCGTTTGGGGAAAAGCTGCCACCGACTTCAACGTCACCGTCG GCGAACACGACCTGAACGAGGAGGAGAAGTCCGAGCAGAAGCGACGTGTGGTCAAAGTGCTGATTCACCAAGGTTACAATAAGTCGAGCTCTGACAGCGACCTGGCCATGTTGAAGCTTCACCGTCCCGTCAAACTGGGACGCTACGTGGTTCCCATCTGCCTCCCTGCCCGCAACAGCACCTTCACCCGAACAATGGCGACCATCCGCCACTCTACCGTGTCCGGCTGGGGCCGCCTGTCACGGTTCGGTCCCGCCGCCGGAGTCCTTCAGCGGCTGGAGCTGCCGAGGGTTCCTCTGCAGGAGTGCCGCCTCCACACCAAGCTCAACATCACCAGGAACATGCTCTGCGCCGGGCTCAAGTCTGGCGGCCAGGATGCCTGTGAAGGCGACAGTGGCGGCCCACTGGTGACGCGCTACAAGAAGACCTGGTTCCTGACAGGCGTTGTGAGCTGGGGGAAGGGCTGCGCCAATGAGAACATGTACGGAGTCTACACCAGAGTCAGCAACTTCTTGGACTGGATCGAAGACATCCTGTCCACCATCTGA
- the f7 gene encoding coagulation factor VII, with translation MWLRVFFTLVFIFSSCQPASVFLDPHRAHDILVRTRRYNSGWLEELQMGDLKRECLEEKCTYEEAREVFEHTETTDEFWKTYNLPDSCESDPCVNGGSCSTQGSSYTCFCLPQFSGLNCELEFTVVADTCLLENGGCSHFCDEDEGGRRLNCSCAEGYFLDVDGQSCVADKTIACGMVPVLDTGNKAGQLDARARIVGGTECPKGECPWQVLLVYKGKGFCGGVIYQPTWIITASHCLEDTDAQFLKVAAGEHNTEVNEGTEQHLQVAEIIMHENYVKRTADNDIALLRLASPIVYTTYAVPACLPTRPLAERELWAISTHTVSGWGRRGENGPTSHILRRLQVPRIRTQQCLEESGVVLTENMFCAGYIEGREDSCKGDSGGPLVTKYKKTAFLLGIVSWGKGCARPGNYGIYTRVSNYLEWIHNQTAMPPHLPTHVPLHLPANATEALIHNLTT, from the exons ATGTGGCTAAGAGTCTTCTTCACCTTGGTCTTCATCTTCTCCAGCTGCCAGCCGGCGTCAG TCTTCCTGGATCCACATCGAGCACATGACATCCTGGTCCGGACTCGACGGTACAACTCAGGCTggctggaggagctgcagatgGGAGACCTGAAGAGGGAGTGTCTGGAGGAGAAGTGCACGTATGAGGAGGCGCGAGAGGTGTTTGAACATACCGAGACCACG GACGAGTTCTGGAAAACCTACAACC TCCCCGACAGTTGTGAGTCTGACCCCTGTGTGAACGGAGGCAGCTGCTCCACCCAGGGGTCGTCCTACACCTGCTTCTGTCTGCCGCAGTTCAGTGGACTCAACTGTGAGCTTG AGTTCACAGTGGTGGCCGACACCTGCCTGCTGGAGAACGGAGGCTGCAGCCATTTCTGTGATGAAGACGAGGGAGGACGAAGACTGAACTGCTCGTGTGCAGAAGGTTACTTCCTGGATGTTGACGGCCAGAGCTGTGTGGCAGACA AGACAATAGCGTGCGGCATGGTCCCCGTCCTGGACACAGGAAACAAAGCCGGCCAGCTCGACGCTCGAGCCCGAATCGTTGGAGGGACAGAGTGCCCCAAAGGTGAATGCCCCTGGCAG GTGCTGCTGGTGTATAAAGGTAAAGGTTTCTGTGGAGGAGTCATCTATCAACCAACATGGATCATCACAGCGTCTCACTGCCTGGAGGACACTGACGCTCAGTTCCTGAAGGTGGCCGCAG GGGAGCACAACACAGAGGTGAATGAAGGCACGGAGCAGCACCTCCAGGTTGCTGAGATCATCATGCATGAGAACTATGTCAAGAGGACCGCAGACAACGACATCGCCCTCCTCCGCCTGGCGTCACCCATCGTCTACACGACATATGCCGTCCCGGCCTGCCTGCCAACACGCCCGCTGGCTGAGCGTGAACTCTGGgccatcagcacacacacagtgagcgGCTGGGGAAGGCGGGGTGAGAACGGGCCCACCTCGCACATCCTGCGGCGGCTCCAGGTCCCACGGATCCGGACGCAGCAGTGCTTGGAGGAGAGTGGCGTGGTGCTTACCGAGAATATGTTCTGTGCCGGATACATTGAGGGCCGGGAGGACTCATGTAAAGGCGACAGCGGCGGCCCCCTGGTGACGAAGTACAAGAAGACGGCGTTCCTGCTAGGGATTGTCAGCTGGGGGAAGGGCTGCGCCCGACCGGGCAACTACGGCATCTACACCCGGGTGTCCAACTACCTGGAATGGATCCACAACCAAACAGCAATGCCGCCACACCTGCCGACTCATGTGCCACTGCACCTGCCGGCGAACGCCACCGAGGCTTTGATACACAACCTGACGACCTGA
- the f7i gene encoding coagulation factor VIIi, translated as MLLRSVWILLPGFTAAAAAAAVFVQKHEANGVLQRWRRANSGFLEELKQGNLERECIEEICDYEEAREVFEDDTRTRQFWLTYDRRDPCLINPCRNNGSCVHMGTSYECHCPEGFEGQHCQTVIEDILKCLYQNGHCQHFCDGSGQRRKCFCADGYKLGEDGRQCVAQVEYPCGRLPPQETGLNQTVVDQTRLVGSNHCPKGDCPWQVLVRLKGNSHCGGALISPNWVVTAAHCIHGNNPQSLTVVAGEHNLDVEEGTEQIIPVSMAISHDGYVPATGDSDVALLQLSRPVTLNRHAIPVCLPTRDFAQQELLPVRYHTVSGWGKRTSGGNADISGATPAVPVSPVLRRMSVPIVQNSQCSQRAQFNFTDNMLCAGYLEGRQESCRGDDGSPLVTPYGSTHFLMGVVGWGRGCSHPGYYGVYANMANFVDWVEGIMKDPPTMMTMEKAFEMLEQKLV; from the exons ATGTTGCTGAGGAGCGTCTGGATTCTGCTGCCAGgcttcactgctgctgctgctgctgctgcag TGTTTGTCCAGAAGCACGAGGCGAATGGTGTGCTGCAGAGATGGCGGCGAGCCAACAGTGGCTTCCTGGAGGAGCTGAAACAAGGAAACCTGGAGAGGGAATGTATCGAGGAGATATGTGACTATGAGGAGGCGCGAGAAGTTTTCGAAGATGACACCCGGACG AGGCAGTTCTGGCTGACGTACGACC GTCGCGACCCCTGCCTGATCAACCCGTGTCGTAACAACGGCTCATGTGTCCACATGGGGACGTCCTATGAATGTCACTGTCCCGAAGGGTTTGAAGGACAACACTGTCAAACag TGATAGAAGACATCCTGAAGTGTCTCTACCAGAACGGACACTGTCAACATTTCTGTGACGGCTCAGGACAAAGACGGAAATGTTTCTGTGCTGACGGATACAAACTGGGAGAAGACGGGCGGCAGTGTGTTGCTCAGG tggaGTATCCGTGTGGTCGGCTGCCTCCACAAGAAACAGGCCTGAACCAGACTGTGGTGGATCAGACCAGACTGGTGGGGTCCAACCACTGTCCCAAAGGAGACTGTCCCTGGCAG GTTCTGGTTCGGTTAAAAGGAAACAGTCACTGTGGCGGAGCTCTGATCAGTCCAAACTGGGTCGTCACCGCTGCCCACTGTATCCATGGCAACAACCCTCAAAGCCTCACTGTGGTGGCAG GGGAACACAATTTGGACGTGGAAGAAGGCACCGAGCAGATCATACCTGTTTCCATGGCGATCTCCCATGACGGCTATGTACCGGCTACGGGTGACAGTGATGTCGCCTTGTTGCAGCTGAGTCGTCCTGTCACTCTGAACCGCCACGCCATCCCTGTCTGCCTGCCCACCAGAGACTTCGCTCAGCAGGAGCTCCTCCCAGTCCGCTACCACACCGTGTCAGGCTGGGGCAAGAGGACCAGCGGGGGCAACGCTGACATCTCCGGGGCCACGCCTGCTGTCCCGGTCTCCCCTGTCCTCCGTAGGATGTCCGTCCCCATCGTCCAGAACTCCCAGTGCTCCCAGAGAGCCCAGTTCAACTTCACTGACAACATGCTGTGTGCCGGATACCTGGAGGGTCGTCAGGAGAGCTGCCGTGGCGATGACGGGAGCCCGCTGGTCACACCCTACGGCTCCACACACTTCCTGATGGGCGTGGTCGGTTGGGGCCGGGGTTGTTCACACCCGGGGTATTATGGGGTGTACGCCAACATGGCCAACTTTGTGGACTGGGTGGAGGGCATCATGAAAGACCCGCCCACGATGATGACGATGGAGAAAGCTTTTGAGATGCTGGAACAGAAACTGGTTtaa